Below is a window of Oreochromis aureus strain Israel breed Guangdong linkage group 4, ZZ_aureus, whole genome shotgun sequence DNA.
GGCAGCCCTTAAAAGGACAGcgctaataataatgataaatgaaaacttttattttaaacttttactgCTATTTGTGTGAGACCTTTTATAgaacagattaaaaatgtaGCTGAAAGACTGCTtggtatggaacgccaggactgccataatgaattaattaaatacaccattaaataattaattaaatgtggcaataattaattaaaatcggaaataattaattacataaatatttatgacacatgtaattaattaattattgacacatttaattaattattgacacatttaattaattaattatttatttcacattttaattaattattgccacatttaaataattatttaatggtgtatttaattaatttattatggcagtcctggtgTTCCATAGCTTGGGGAGTGTCCTTattaaataaaaggaaaaaagcccAAAGGACACCAAACTGTGTCCCTGCAGCTGCTTTCTCTGACTCTGCATCCGCTCATCTTTTCATGCTTCACAGTGTTGTGTGTGGTGGCAATGTGCAGAGCCGTCCCCATCAACGACCTCATCTATCGAGCCTCTCAACAGTCTGACAAACTGCACGCGCTCAGCACGATGCTCACCCAGGAGCTGGTCTgtacctgtttgtgtgtgtgtgtgtgtgtgtgtgtgtgtgtgtgtgtgtgtgtgtgtgtgtgtgtgtgtgtgtgtgtgtgtgcactgtaaATGAAACGTCACAGTCTCCccaaacataaaaaacacaaacttcctCTTTAAACCCTCTTGAAAAGCAGGAGCCTTTCTGTTGAATTAAAGCCTGCCAAGCAGTTGTTGGTTATCACCAATCAATAACAATCGACATGCTGAAGCCTgctgtcaggaatagaaatattgtcctgctattagttgctgctattttataatcatcattaacatttcatgttaatagggatgttgcattcagatgcactcagatgttcaaaatatattggtattatattagtctttattacaggttcagttataatcagttgaatctataatttaaaggtttctgaatgttttatattcttacacatagtcttcagtggggagaagctgattgcaggctgacaggaaacggtgtgccttttgcaaaagtgaaaccaaaaccagagtctgggtttgtataatgagtttatacattttacatagaagttaagatcatcacaacacaggatggccttagcctggttgcctacgtgaggtcaactaaggttcagaaagcagatgcacactctgtgcacgccagagagagacatacacacacacactgttagggtgtaggtgagagttgactgatgaagcagtagatgcacgatgcgagagctgagctggcttacgggaaaccaccggggagaagatggaagccagtgtacttttaattgtgccttaagctgtcaaatagaacatttgtggttttgaagctgatgtatgtgatgacgcaatgagggggcgtcactaaatatactctgatgcatataaaactgtattttgatgttaggaggatgagattgtggggctgtctgcttacggagtccgctcattctcccacgcgtgtcatttcattaaaatcatcgtctttaccctttggaccagtgtggttacttgcattcctcctgtgtttccttccctatatttttgaaccttaacattgcTCACTATCAAAATTAAAAATCTGATTTTCTCCCATTTATTTAAACAACAGGGCTCTGAAGCATTCCCTATAGACAGGGTTCTCGCGTGCCACACCTCCTCTCTACAGACGCCCACTGACAAGGAGCAAGCGCTTCAAGTATCAGTAAGTCATTTTACTTCATCTCGTTTTTGCAACCTTGCCTACTCTCTGTCACACTGTCGCTATGTCATATCTCTGATATCTTGAATATTTCTGCATCTCTGCTCACAAAAGGCACAATTTATTCAAGAGCCCCTTCAACCAGTAGTTTAAAGCTAACGAGAACAATCTCACTGAGACATATGTGCACACATTTTCCTCTCTGTTTTCCCCAAACCTCCTTCACCTTATTGTTTTGATTTCTCCTCTAGGAGTCGGATCTGTTGTCCCTGGCTCGCTCCCTCCTGCAGGCTTGGTCGGACCCTCTTGAAGTCCTGTCCTCCTCCACTAACGTCCTCCCTTACTCAGCCCAAAGCACCTTATCCAAAACGATCCAGAAGATGCAGGAGCACTCCAAAGACCTCAAGGATGGCCTGGATATACTATCTAGCAAGGTGTGTCGTCTGGAAACAATTTCTGAATATACATTTATTTGAACcaagaatatgaaaaaaaaaatgtcaaatgaaaataatttttcCCGGCCTCTGTTTGTGTCCAGATGGGTCCAGCTGCTCAGACCATCACTTCACTTCCATTCATACAAACCAATGAGATCGGCCAGGACAAGATTACCAAACTGCTGTCCTGCTTTCGCCGGGACTCTCACAAGATCGACAGCTTCTTGAAAGTCCTGCGCTGCCGGGCAGCAAACATGCAACCCCAGGTGTGCTGAAGAGTGGGTGTCCAGCCTCACTCTGTGAAAAGATCGTTCTTAAAGCTTCTATTGCTTACCAAATAGAGAATTGCTCATGCTAGAAATTTGCTGTCTTAGATATTATCTGGTTTGCTAATTAGTAAGCTTTTTTAGGCTTCAGGGATTAAGGATAAGGAGGAATTATAAAGCATGCACACAGGAAACTATCCATGGTTTGGCTCTTTTAACACAGTGAGTAAAACAGTGATCTTACTTTCCACTGAGCTAAATCTGCGTGTAAAATCTCTGTGACTCCTCGTTGTCTTTTCCTTCTGTTGCAGCAGAAACCCCTGAAAGCTAATGTACTAAAGCTGAAATCTAGGGCTTCGATGAAGAGTCATGTTTTCTTCCTAACTAATGCTTAGTTGATGAGAAACTGCAGCATTTGCACTTGAGTCGTCTCTTTTAAAAAGCGTTGTGAATTCAGTGCCTTATAAGtaaactttttctttaaaatctgtatttcaataaaaaaaaatcttgcacGGTGAAATTCTGTTATTTatgcgtttgtttgttttttcatgggTTTTCAGTGCCTGTGGAAAGAATAGGAATATACTCTAATCTCTTGGtgaccatagactgtatatgaaaCCTCACAGACACTTCACAGTGGTGATACCTACAGAACCATTGATTCACATTTTAAAGCCTCAATTTGACCATATTTATGTAGAGCAGTATTATCATTCGAGCCAAAAACAACCATGTTTAGAAGATAGGGTGCTGACAATATTCAAGCACAAACTGCAATATTTACACAAAGCCAGATGGGCTGTGCCACAGGCTGAGAAGCTAGCAAATAAGTTTAAACCAACTTGACCTCACTCACAATGATGATAACAGCTgcaatatacatacacacatatatatatatatatacagtggcttgcaaaagtattcggcccccttgaacttttccacattttgtcatattacagccacaaacatgaatcaattttattggaattccacatgaaagaccaaaacaaagtggtgtacacgtgagaagtggaacgaaaatgattccaaacattttttacaaataaataactgaaaagtggggtgtgcgtaattattcagccccctgagtcaataccttgtagaaccaccttttgctgcaattacagctgccagtcttttaggatGTGTCTCttccagctttgcacatctacagactcaaattcttgcccattcttctttgcaaaacagctccagctcagtcagattagatggacagcgtttgtgaacagcagtttccagatcttgccacagattctcgattggatttagctctggactttgactgggccattctaacacatggatatgttttgttttaaaccattccattgttgccctggctttatgtttaggctcgttgtcctgctggaaggtgaacctctgccccagtctcaagtcttttgcagactccaagaggttttcttccaagattgccctgtatttggctccatccatcttcccatcaactctgaccagcttccctgtccctgctgaagagaagcacccccagagcatgatgctgccaccaccatatttgacagtggggatggtgtgttcagagtgatgtgtagtgttagttttccgccacacagcgttttgcattttggccaaaaagttccattttggtctcatctgaccagagcaccttcttccacatgtttgctgtgtcccccacatggcttgtggcaaactgcaaacgggacttcttatggttttctgttaacaatggctttcttcttgccactcttccataaaggccaactttgtgcagtgcacgactaatagttgtcctatggacagattcccccacctgagcagtagatctctgcagctcgtccagagtcaccatgggcctcttggctgcatttctgatcagtgctctccttgttcggccggtgagtttaggtggacggctttgtcttggtaggtttacagttgtgccatactccttccatttctgaatgatcgcttgaacagtgctccatgggatgttcaaggcttgggaaatctttttgtagtcTAAgcccagtagcggttttagatacgggcaacacgggcggttgcccggggcggcatcgtggtggggggtggcatcacgggcatcggcaaaaaaaaaaaattgctcgtactcatgctgccccgacatcatgccagcgcatattgggaatgtcataggcaccgatcggttttctaccgcccatttgctgggagtaagggcgccctccgtttgcgaggtgcgcctgctgcttgcggcacagggaggagagggcggggcggcgggtgattctctggctggctggagcagcatctaataaccaactcgcaaaataaaacaaaataaaaacaaaccaacagacacgaaaacaccagacatcatgatacagacttataatttgcaccgatgttttttcaaaattctatacgcgaaaagtgagcgcgagagccctcggtgcgcctgctcgctgctgaagtcaaactaaactttattgtcatctccactacatacagtccagtatatagagagacgagacgacgaggctccagttacagcagtgcaagtaaacgaacaataaatatttaagagtaaaaaaataaatatacactttaggaccaggggtaaagggatcaataacaatttaaaatgtatattttatattttgttgatttaaagtctctcaCACAgcccgtttttaaagtttaaaaaaaaagagaaaagaagaggaggagtgtaggccggggactgagcctgcctatttgcctttacgcaataatgcgagaggtggaattgcttgcttgtttattaaagtgcttgaaaagtttacagagcaatgtgatcggctcgcgattcaaactcttaaaacatcacaggctctaatgcaacaaggggaaactcgttgtgctgcggtcaacaaaaactacggctacccagccctgctctgtcaaaatcaaaccagtgaatgacagactgacaactccctcttaatgtcaccgctaccacccacgtgactcccgttacacatcaccatagcaaccaagcaaatgaaaacccagtgatcattagaattcaatacatttaattatggctcctacaaggagaaacgagcaaaagatacaggtaagcagatgtgtcactggataatggcaggtcatgtatcctaaaacattaagaatcagaatactttattaatccctaaggaaattatgtgggttacagttcctccaagaagaaatggtaaaaatagtaacagtaacagactaaactccaagcaatatatacaataatatagtattaattagtcagtgtcaattgttgatttgtcctgttctcattgtatgacgaattatgatgtctgtttagtagccgtttgcatacaatgcataatctctctctcttcatgtatgtgtgtgtgtgtgtgtgtgtgtgtggggggtcaGAGggggtgttcgcccagggcgccaaacaggctaggaccgccactgcctaagcctgctttagaatacaatagaatagaattcaactttattgtcattgcacatgcacaggtacagggcaacgaaatgcagtttgcatccatccagaagtgctttagtgatatagatatattacaatgtatattagcaataatatagatatgtaagtatattacagaaatgggtctattatggtatgttataatgtacacggtatgaagtatgttgtgaatattctataactataggtatgtacaggctgtagtgagtacaagctatgtacaggctatgaacaggatataaatatgaaaaactatacagaatatgaaataaataactttacagaaatctgagttatacagctatacagaaatgggaactatgcaagttgtaaacagttgtagggttaaaaattattgtatgtacaaaatgattatttacacagagctatacagtagtgcagttaagataagtgagggtgtggataatttctacagaggctatataaagtgctagtggttgtgagtggtggttcagtcaaatcaaaatcaaaatcaaatcacttttattgtcacgttatatgtgcaggtacactggtacagtacatgcgagtgaaattcttgtgtgcgagcttctcaagcaacagagttgtgcaaaaatacaataacgtaaaacaagcaaaaatataagaatggctaaatctgaaagtaataaatatatgtacaatatatacgAGTATATGCATTAttggatgtgtatactaaatatgtttttctacgtgtgtgtgtgtgtgtgtgtgtgtgtgtgtgtgagtgtgtgagtgtgtatatacatattttacaaatgaaatagagtaaacaataaaataaaatatataaatatacagaggttggtatgtgcaaaacagtggcattaatgtacagtatggagtgcataatgttgaagttccagtagtgagggtgaggtgtctatgacgtgttcagcagtctgatggcctgatggaaaaagctgtctctcagtctgctggtacgggaccggatgctgcagaacctccttcccgatggaagtagtctgaacagtttgtggctggggtgactggagtccttgatgatcctccccgctttcctcaggcaccgcttcctgtagatgtcttggagggagggaagctcacctccaattatccgttcagagcaccgcactactctctggagagctttgcggttgtaagcggtgctgttgccataccaggtggtgatgcatccagtgaggatgctctcaatggcacagcgatagaaggtcctgaggatgcgggggctcatgccgaatcttttcagtctcctgagaaagaagaggagctgctgcgccttcttcactgttttgtttatgtgtactgaccatgtgagatcctcagccagatgtacaccaaggaagcggaagctgctcactctctccacagcggcgccgttgatggtgatggggtgtgtacttcCCTGCACCTCCGAAGTCCACTATCACCTCCTTTGTCtttttgcgacgttgagggtgagatggttgtcttgacaccagtgggtcagggcgctgacctcctccctgtaggccgtctcatcaccgttggtgataagacccaccactgtagtgtcgtccgcaaacttcacaatgatgttggagtttctagtggccgtgcagtcgtaggtgtagagtgagtacaggagagggctcagtacacacccctgtggagcaccagtgttcagtgtgatgggggatgaggtgatGCTGAACAGgttgaccacttggcgtctgtcagacaggaagttaaggatccagctgcagagggagctgctcagtcctagatcctgcagtttcctgtccagcttcgagggaacgatggtgttgaatgctgagctgtaatctacaaacagcattctcacatacgtgtctctcttctccaggtgtgacagggcagcatggagtgtcagggctatggcatcatcagtggacctgttgtggcggtatgcgaactgtagagggtccagtgagtcgggtagtgcagagcagatgaagtccctgaccagcttctcgaagcatttgctgacgatgggggtcagggctacgggtcgccagtcgttcaatgaggagatggtggaggatttgggtacagggacgatggtggccattttgaagcaggctgggactacagacagagagagggaaaggttgaatatgtgtgtaaacactccagccagctgagccgcgcttgacttgaggacgcggccgggaatcccgtccggaccagtagctttgcgtgcgTTCACCCTCCTGAAGCacttccgcacatcctcctcagacacagtgtgtgcGCTGACGTCATCtgcggtgcgcacactgtccggtctcatggtgttcgctgtgtcgaatctagcgtagaatacgtttagatcctcacacagagaggccgtggtctgcggtgtgctggttttccctctaaagtctgtgatcgtgtttagtccctgccacatactccgagggttgtcaaactgttgctccaccctgtccctgtactcacttttggctgctttgatcgtcttccggagttggtaatgtgcgtgtttgtagtccgatgtgttcgcggaggcaaaagcggtgctccgtgccgccagcgccgtgcgaacatctccgttaatccagggtttttgatttgggaaggatttaactgttctggatgggacgacatcttccacgcatttCCTGATAAATccgcagactgagtctgtgtacTCATCAATGTCTttagcagccacgtgaaacatttcccagtctGCGTGATCAAAACAGCGTAGACCCCGATTGGTCCGACCAACGATGCACCGCCCTCAgggttggagcttcctgtttcagcttctgcctgtaggcgggtagatgcaggatggagcggtgatctgattggccgaatggggcgcgggggagggctttgtacgcatcccggaaagaggtgtagcagtggtcaagaagccagtctccacgagtgttgaaatggatgtgttggtggagttttgGTGAAACTTTTTTCAGGCTACCCTTATTAAAGTCCCCGGTCGTGATAAACGCTGCCTCTGGGTGTGCGGcttcctcactgctgatcgcgctgtacagttccctgagtgctcggtcagtgtcggcttgtgggggaatgtaaacagccgtaataatcactgctgtgaattccctcggtagccagaatggctggcacttaaccatcaggtactccaggtccggtgagcagaaggatttgaccgggtgcacgttcgcataatcacaccagctgttgttgatcatgaaacacacaccaccgcctctgcttttcccagtaAGCTCCTGTGACCTGTCGCGCTGGTGCACAGAGAACCCCGGTAGTTGTACTGCGGAGTCCGGTACCTTGTCCGatagccaggtttctgtgaggcagatcACGCAGCAGTCCCGCATTTCTCGCTGGAATGAGATCCGTGCATGAAGCTTGCACAGCTTGTTCTCcagagactgcacattagccagTAATAAACTGGGTAACGGTGGTCTGTTAGTGCGCCGTCTCAGTCGAACCAGAACGCCAGATCTTCTCCCTCTGCGTCGGCGTTTGCGGCCTCCCCAGG
It encodes the following:
- the LOC116309967 gene encoding prolactin-2; the encoded protein is MAQRRISGSKLMMVLCVVAMCRAVPINDLIYRASQQSDKLHALSTMLTQELGSEAFPIDRVLACHTSSLQTPTDKEQALQVSESDLLSLARSLLQAWSDPLEVLSSSTNVLPYSAQSTLSKTIQKMQEHSKDLKDGLDILSSKMGPAAQTITSLPFIQTNEIGQDKITKLLSCFRRDSHKIDSFLKVLRCRAANMQPQVC